A window of the Cystobacter fuscus genome harbors these coding sequences:
- a CDS encoding MFS transporter, producing MRVLPRGWPSGGLWSHPDFLRLWGAQIVSAFGSRITRTALPILALLTLQATPTEIALLSALGVAPGLLVGLFMGGHVDRNAKRPLLIGADVVRALLLLTLPLAARFGTLSMPQLYLVAAAVGAATTLFQIADNSYLPTLVDKALLVEANARLEASESVAEAAGPGLAGVLVQWLTAPVAIGVDALSYVWSALWLGRIRTPEPPAAATGAHVSVLGDIVTGFRACLAHPLIRPVLIAEAVMYFFGGFFLALYMVFTLETLGLTPATVGVIIGVGGVGSFVGALIARPMVRRGLGPAMGISLLVGQGANLLIPLAREAGAWSIPLLVLQQLLGDALLGAYVIHALSLRQWVMDSEVLGRANATFHVVTGLLLSLGALLAGPLVGVLGMVPTLWIGAGGGLLAVPLLLGGSPLTWRN from the coding sequence GTGCGCGTCCTTCCACGTGGGTGGCCTTCCGGCGGGCTCTGGAGCCACCCGGATTTCCTGCGGCTCTGGGGCGCGCAGATCGTCAGCGCGTTCGGCAGCCGCATCACCCGCACCGCCCTGCCCATTCTCGCCCTGCTCACGCTCCAGGCGACGCCCACCGAGATCGCCCTCCTCTCGGCGCTCGGGGTCGCGCCCGGTCTGCTCGTGGGCCTGTTCATGGGCGGGCACGTCGATCGAAACGCCAAACGGCCGCTCCTCATCGGCGCGGATGTCGTCAGGGCCCTGTTGCTCCTCACCCTGCCCCTGGCCGCGAGGTTCGGGACCCTGTCGATGCCCCAGCTCTACCTCGTGGCGGCAGCGGTCGGAGCCGCCACGACGCTGTTCCAGATCGCCGACAACAGCTACCTGCCCACGCTCGTGGACAAGGCGCTGCTGGTGGAGGCCAATGCCCGCCTGGAGGCCTCGGAGTCCGTCGCGGAGGCGGCCGGGCCCGGACTGGCGGGCGTGCTGGTGCAGTGGCTGACGGCGCCGGTGGCGATCGGGGTGGACGCGCTGTCGTATGTCTGGTCGGCCCTGTGGCTCGGCCGGATCCGCACCCCCGAGCCACCCGCGGCGGCCACCGGGGCCCACGTGAGCGTCCTCGGCGACATCGTGACGGGCTTTCGCGCCTGCCTCGCCCATCCGCTGATCCGTCCGGTGTTGATCGCGGAGGCCGTCATGTACTTCTTCGGCGGCTTCTTCCTCGCGCTCTACATGGTCTTCACGCTGGAGACGCTGGGCCTGACGCCCGCCACCGTGGGCGTCATCATCGGCGTGGGAGGGGTGGGCTCCTTCGTGGGGGCGTTGATCGCGCGGCCCATGGTGCGCCGGGGCCTCGGCCCCGCGATGGGCATCTCACTGCTCGTGGGACAAGGCGCGAACCTGCTGATTCCCCTCGCGAGGGAGGCGGGAGCGTGGAGCATCCCCCTGCTCGTCCTGCAGCAGTTGCTCGGGGATGCCCTGCTCGGCGCGTACGTGATTCACGCGCTCAGCCTCCGGCAGTGGGTCATGGACTCCGAGGTGCTGGGCCGCGCCAACGCGACCTTCCACGTGGTGACCGGGCTGCTGCTGTCCCTGGGGGCGTTGCTGGCGGGCCCCCTGGTGGGCGTGCTCGGGATGGTGCCCACCCTGTGGATCGGCGCGGGGGGAGGCCTGCTCGCCGTCCCCCTGCTGCTGGGCGGGTCCCCGCTCACCTGGCGGAATTAG